From the Silene latifolia isolate original U9 population unplaced genomic scaffold, ASM4854445v1 scaffold_73, whole genome shotgun sequence genome, the window CCATAGCACCACCACTTCGACCACCCACTTTCATCCTTGGTTTCCCTATTATATGAATCAAGCAATTGCTCAATATAATTGATTTGGAAGAatttcaaaaatcacaaaaatctgATATATCAAGTAAATTGTTGTTCATAATTCAAGAATAAATGTGAACGATTACAATTCTAATACATCTATCAAGCAAATACAGGGAAGATTACTAATCAATTCAATTGTTCAATGAAAATCATCAATCAAAAGAAATTTCTTAAATTTTAGTAAGTATACAACAATACATCAATTAAATCGTTGTTGAAATGAGACCCAAATTGATAAACATGTACCTCAGATGAAAGCAACATCAAAAGTTGTTGGGACGATGATACTCGACGTTTGATGGGGCATGAAACGTTGATGTTCAACGTTTGATGATGGTTAGGACGTTGAATCTGCACGTTTGATGGCGGTTCGGACGTTGAAGTTGGACGTTTGATGGTGGTTCGGACGTTGGAGTTGAACGTTTGATGGTGGTTCGGACGGTGATAGTCTACGTTTGTTGGGGGTTAtcattttaattcttaattctTAATTTTGATTCTGTTtccagaaaaacaaaaaaaatatagaGATGGAAGGAAGTAGTAGTACTACGGTTTAAATCGTCCAACCTATAGCCCATTGTTTTATTAATTTCTAGGTTCGTAGTCTTAATACGGTTTATTGTTTTGATTTGATTGTTGTGTAAAATCATCTATTATCGTTAGATTTGATTGTTTTGGAAGGAAAAATTGAAACAAATAATTGTGAATTTAACGTGTTGGTTTTGTTAATGCGGATGGGAGACTTGGCATATTTCGTTACCCAATTAGTTATTTCAAATTGGTTTAGGGAGAATTTGGTAGAGTAGGGAGAAGAGGGAATGTTTGTGAAGGGCAATgatggtcttttttttttttaaaacgtcGACGATTCGTTACCAAGAACAAATCTACTCAAATGTCAAATCTCCTACCTTTTCCACTACAACTTGCACAAAACCAACCCATATAAAGTCTAAATAACATGATATCCATTAAAATAAGCAACCAACAAGTTGTAGAGAATGAATACCCTACTACTATTACTAGTACTACAACTCTAATAAGCATGATCACCATCATTTCCATTACACCTCTAACCATGACAATTCCAGCCTAACAGTAAAACTTCTCTCATCATACATTCTCAAGTGTGTTGTGTGACTGTGTGACTGTGTGACTGTGTGACTGTGTGTGTATTATGTTCTCGTGTTTGCCCCTTACACTTACTTCTCTCTTTTGCTTTCGTTATCAATGCACACCTCCCTCATCACTCCTCCCCCTACCTTTCATTTATTGCCTTACTTTTTCCCTTCATTAATTCCTTctctcctttctcttctcttctcttctctcttttcttcctTCTCTTCTAGCAGTATCACCTTCTCCCCTCTTCCATTGCATTGCCCAAGGTAGATTCTTTTCTTTCCTAGTTTTCGCGTAATCATATTAGTTATTGCGAAACCGACCCAATTTAGGTCCGTTTCACAGTCGACTTTCTTATACTCCGTAACTGCCAGTCATACTAATATTCGCGGGATTTCTACTTAATTGTTGTTGTAATGAGCCTGAGCTTGtttactaatttaattattaCAGTATAAAACAGTAGAATCTACCATATTAAAAATAAATGGTGGATCTCATGTTTGTTTTTCTCTTTTTGCCTTTTTACTCCTCGATTTTGTAAGATAATGCTTTGAAATTTAATCCCATCTTAACTTTATTTCATCTTTATTCTACTTTCCCTTGTTTCAATTTTCCCTACTTTttcttaattttaattttaattgatAGATAGTGCATGactgcatttttcaatttttccatTCTTTTTGCTTTTATCTGCCTAACTGGgagttttcaattttttcaaagtGCCCACTTCATATTTTTAGTCATCTTCATAAGGGTTTGCATCCTTTGATCTCTAAGGTCAGAATTCTCAACTttgtaaatttattatttaaatcggTGTCATTTTTTTTGTAAGAAATTGATGAATTTATTTAAGCCTGAGAAATATCCGGAAAATTCGAGATACTTTGTTTATTATCATAGATTTCGTGCCTACTTTTGACTGATTTTTACTAACTGGGATTTTCAGTGGACATTATTATCCCTGGGATCATATACTTCATTGGTTCCATTCGATTATATACTGCTTCAGAATATATGTGAGATGATTTCGGAAGTTAACGTATACGATCAAATGGAACCGAGGAGTATAAATTGTAAAGTTAGATATTTCAGTGCAATATGTGGGTATTTTAATGAAGAAAATCCTGAAAAATACAAAATCAGTGATTTGTGATGAAAGACAGCATGCTCAGGACAGTCTGGTTGAGTATTGCAATGCTTAGCTCACGTGGGTCCGCATTATTAGACATTTAGACTGTTTGTTCTTTTGCTTAATTTGAAAGAGGGGTTAATTAAAATTAGTATATTTTCAGTCATTTTGTATCCTTGACTTATCATAGGACTGTCAGGAATAAACTATTTGTTTGATTTTTCGATATTGATGGCATTGTGATGTTCAGCTGGCATCATTATCGGTTTCAATTACCATCCAATGGATCCACATTTGACCAACTGAAATCAGTCCTTGTTTTGCCTATTAGTTTAAGAATACGACGCGTGGCATTTTTAGTTTctttattttaagaatgtagtTGAGTAGTGTAGATGGTCTTTGGTTCGGTTGACGCTATGACTAAACTCTTCGGCAACTTGACATTATTTTAATTTGATAGGTCGTAGATCTATTTTAGGGTGTGGAAATAAGAGTAGAAAGGAATCTTCTTTGTTAAACTCCGTCCAATGTGCAGGTTCTGAGTTTGAACAAATGGGTGGTTGTATTTCTACTAGTAGTGTGAGTACTGCTAGTAATGGGAGCTATGGAGACGGGATTTCGTCATCATCATGTTGCGTAGGGATGGGGCATTGTGGAAGAAAGAGGAGTAAGCGAACCTTTTCGGACCATATTGCTTCATTACAGCATCTATCATCAATACCAAACCGAATCTTTATGAACGGGAAGAGTCGGAGTTCTTGTATATTCACTCAGCAGGGTCGCAAAGGGATAAACCAAGATGCCATGATCGTGTGGGAGGTACGTTatattttattgtttgtatgtttgatCCTTTAAAAAGCGAGTTGTTTCAGCACTCACACTGTTGGTTCCATAGGCAGTTTATTTTAGCCAACTCCAAAAGTCCAAATCCTTATTGTTATTAAGACTTTGTTACCTTGGTGGTTGTTATTTTATGTTTGATCCATGTGTGCAAAAATGAATTATATGACAAGTTTTGAAAATAATGCGATGCAGGATTTTATGACAGATGATGTAACATTTTGTGGTGTATTTGATGGACATGGGCCGCATGGGCATCTTGTTGCTCGCAAAGTAAGGGATGCACTTCCCTTGAAGCTGGTCTCATTCTTGAACTCTTGTCAGTCAAAAGAAGTTGGGCCAAGCGGCGCTTGTTGTAATGGAGATCTTAAATCTGATGGTGTTGAAGCCGAGAAAGAAGGTTTAGTTGAAGAGAAGTTATGTTCATTATGGAGAGATGCTTTTCTTAAATCATTCAAGGCTATGGATAAAGAGTTGAGATCACATCCTAACGTGGATTGCTTTTGTAGTGGCAGTACTGCTGTTACTATTGTGAAACAAGTAATTCATTTGACAGAACCACATACttgttttttattctttattatggGATTTTGCACTTGCTAATTGTTATGATTTCTAGGGCTCAAATCTGTTTATGGGAAACATCGGTGATTCTCGGGCAATCATGGCAACAAAAGACAACAATGATTCTCTGGTAGCAATACAGTTGACTGTTGATCTTAAGCCAGATTTACCTAGTACGTACATTATTCCTcaaattttgttgctttattctgTTTGAGCAAATCTAATTAACCCCTTGTTTGCTAAGAGGGAGAAGGAGAGAAGGGAAGGATTATGAGAAAAGCTCGAATCTTCCCAATACATGGAAGATTTGGTTGGAAAAACATCAAACATCAAACATCAAACCTTAATCCCCATTTCCAAATTCCATCCCTTTTCCTTCCTTCaatcccctccccttccctccccTTCCCTCATACATGTGTTATGTGTATCAAGATAAGCGCTAAATGTTTATTGAAACATGATTATAGGGGAAGCTGAAAGGATAAAACGATGTAAGGGGAGGGTGTTTGCATTGCAAGATGAGCCTGAAGTTTGTAGAGTTTGGTTGCCATTTGATGATGCGCCTGGGTTAGCAATGGCTCGTGCATTCGGCGATTTCTGTCTGAAGGAGTACGGAGTTATCTCTGTACCTGAATTTTCACACAGAATGCTAACGGATAAGGATCAGTTCATCGTGATGGCCTCAGATGGGGTGAGCTGTGTTTTCCTTATTCGTCTTTTATTATTCTTGAAATGTTTCTGAAATTCTTGCTTGTTAAATATGGAGTACCATTGTGTACTTCTGTTGTTTTGTTCATCAATAATGTGGTTGGGAGGTCGTATCAAATGCTGCTTGAAGTGAGGATTTGATGTCTTTTTAGCAATCATGTTGTTCAATGGGTCTAGTTTGTCGTTCCCCATAAGGACAGTAGAACTTAGTTGTTTTCCTTGAGGAAACAAAATGCATAGTAGGTCAATTGAACCGCGTGTTGAGACAATTATTGGGCCTTCATAGAGATTCTAACATTGGTGGGTATCAATGTATCATACTATGGgaggttatttttttttttttttttttttttttttgggtagaaCATACTATGGGAGTTAATGAAAATAACCATCAAATTGTCTACTTCTTTTTTATTGAAGAAGCAGTATTTGAtgcactagtagacgcattttcAATACTGGTCTTAGTTTAAATAAGCCTACCCAATTGCCATGCTCTAAGCGCATTGAGGCAGTAGCTTAGTCGTCTGGGGGTGTCTCAGGTGTGCTTTGTGTATAAGGCACAACAAGCTGCTATGAAGATTCTATTTAAAATCTTTTACGGAATAATTCTTGTATAAAGTCTTTCTCATTGTCCCATTATCCACATCTTAGATGTTAACCCACTTCAAAAACCAAAAAAGTGGCGTTGTAAACTACGTTACTTGACATGCCACATCAGCAACGTGACGTGTGATGTGACACTGCCCATGACAAGTGTCAAATACTCCAGAATCTTAATCTGACACATACAACAGATATCTTAGAAAGAGATGCATGAGAGAAAGACATACATAAGAGATATAGCAGGCCTACCTAGGTACCCATTGTTTTAGAAGCAGCAGTCATACCTGTTAACAAGTACTGGCATTTGAGGGGTTTTGTAGCCGTTGTATTCTACTCCTTTTTATCTCTTTTGAACATGTTGATTAACCACATGCATGTCTATTGGTTGATATTTTCTCGTACTCATCAAATAAAAAATGGAagggattttcaaatttttggcTAATATATTATGTCATctttttgataagtgtcacgTATGTGCCCAGAATATCGGTGAAGACATGTGTCCCACAGTGCGAGTAACATTGATTGTAAACAAGATCTTATTTTTAAAATAGATTTATGTTCGCGACTAGTTTTTGTGAGCTATGCGAATTTCTAGCATGCTTTGTGCCTTCCTGCCATAGGCCCTCATTGCCTCGGCGTGCCTTGTGTCTTTAAAACTAGGATATTGATCATGTGAAAAAAACCTTTCAATGATTGTGGCGGAGATGCGtttgttgaggtggatgtgcggccatacaaggaaagatcgattaaggaatgaggtgattagggacaaggtaaaagtggcgccaatagaggacaagatgatggaaaatcgactaagatggtttggccatgtgaggaCACCTATGGACGCACCCGTTAGGAGGCTCGAGACATGGAGAACATAAAAGCTtcctaggggtagagggagaccgagacagccatggttgagagtgatagagcacgatatgagatttctggggcttgaggagagaatggtgacggagagggcacaatggagggaaatgatacatgtggatttttagtatttgatgttatttgacatatttagtgttttttatttaatttttaaaaaaaaattatttgttcttctttcctttattacatctttttaccaaccactttcttatatattttacttggtttacttttaaggtatGCCGGACCCTTAAAttttacttcggttttcaaaatcgttttaatctttaatctcgatttaaattttaagtttttataaaagaaatccggacttcgattttattacctataagtttaccttgacttttgtattatgtttcgctctcccttttgtttttcatttttccttttctatttttttcgcatCTTGAGGTGTttgttcacccatggacggttctaaaggattattcatgttagccgaccccaaatcattttgggatttaaggctttgatgttgttgttgttgttgttgttgttgttgttgttgttgttgttgttgttgttgttgtattctgGCACAAGGCGCTTGTTTTTCAATAAGTGGTCGAGTTCAGTTGAAATTATTATAGCCATTTTTCATTGGTTAGTATAACAATAATTCTTCATTCAATTTTTGGGGGTGCCTAGGCCAGCAGGTCATAGTGGAATATTTACACGACAGACCAGTTAACAAGTTCCTCTGCGTTTCTAATCCATTTGTTACTGGCTGTATTTTGGATTGTTGTGGTCTTTCTTTGGTCCTGATTCCTGATACCAGGTATTTTGGCATTTGTGATCTTCTTGTACAAATAAACAGAATAATACGAAAGAGGAATTCGTGTTTCTACTTTGGGAAGTGTAGAGGCGTGAAAAATAACAATATACTGTTTGGTTACATACATGTATGATCATGTTGTTTAAGACATTCCATTTTTCTGGTTTTGGATATTCATAGAGGTTTACCATTTGCATTTTGGGTTAAGCCTTCAGTTACAGAGCGATCATACTGCCTCCGACCAACTGACGTACATGCACttatatttccatttccattgttTTTTTTATAGTTAATCTTAATAAAGTGGCCAACTTTCACTTTTGTGtccattttttttataatttccCAGGTCGTCCTTTATATGGTAAGTCATTCTGAATTGGTGGAAGCTACATTTGATCTTTTGGTAAATTTACCTTCAGATCagacataaaataaataaacccAATATCTGCATTTCTGTTTCCATTTTGTTTAGGTGTTTTCCATAGTTAAAGTCTCTTACTTAATTAGCAAGTCGTTATAAATCTGAGGGAGTAAAATCTTTTCATTTGGTATGTTTTATTCAGATATGGGATGTGCTGAGCAATGAGGAAGTTGTGGCAGTAGTCTCCTCATCCCCTTCCCGAGCGTCAGCAGCACGTTTACTGGTCGATTCAGCAGCCCGTGAGTGGAAACTCAAATATCCAACATCAAAGATGGATGATTGTGCTGTGGTTTGTTTATTTTTAGATGGAAAAATGGACTCGGAATCCGATTATGAAGAACAAGGATTTTCGTCAGCCACCATCCAAAGTAATCACTCGGGGGCCGCAATAGAATCAGATGATGGGCAAACTGTAGAGCCTTCCCTCCAACGGAACAATACTGTTAGGTCATCTGAAGAAAACAACTCGTTTAGGAGATTGCCGGCGGAGGTAGCAACTGTGGAAACTATACTCTCTGAAGACCAGAACTGGTCTGGTTTAGAAGGGGTAACGCGTGTTAATTCACTTGTTCAGCTCCCTAGATTCTCAGAGGAAAGGCGTAATTCCTGATCGAATTTATCGACATTTTGCTGCCATGAACGATGCAAATACATTGGTGGAAATGTTTAGGATTATGTCCCATGCAAATGTATCAATTTTGTTGCAGCTCTCTTATGGAGTTTGAATCTTCGTATTTTCAATGAAAATCCTGTGTATAGTTCACCTTGTCAATTCATATTCAGAAAACCACCTATATTTTGGCGTTTTGTTCAgttgattcttttttttttttttttttcatgaaatGTAAGGATTTCATAAAGTTTAAACCAAGACAATTACAAGCTACATCAACTCTTTTTCATACAAAACAAATCAATTACACAAAGGCAATCGAATTGATCCAATCTCTATCATCTCCTGTAAGCCTAAATTTGTAATACTGGATGTTGACACTAGTGTATCAGCTGAGCTAAAGGGTCATAGAGGTAGCTTGCATCAGGGTCCCTGGTTGTCATCTTCCCACGAAGGTTTCTCATCTCAAGCATCCATCCAGAGGCTTTTGGATAGCTCCTCCACATCAGCATTGACAAAGCATTGGCAGTCTGTTATAATAACAGACTGACACTAGTTTGTTACAAATATTTTTCGTACAATATAGATATTTTACATACACATACTTGTATATAAATAGCACACCATACACTGTTGTAATTTAAGCTTTTGATCAATAAAATCAGAACATTATTTACTCTTGTTGTTCACCTTTTTTctgatcaattgtttacatttcatcACAATACTGTGATTTAATACTGGATTCTGATCTGTATAAGTCTGCTGATAGAGTTCAGCACAATTTTAGGCTTCTGAATGATAACTTCGGTCCTAGCTTGATTCCTTTGTCTTCAAATGTTGTAATAAACGGCCATGAAAGCACACCAGCATATACCCTTCTTTAGACTTGACCATTTCCTACGACAAATCCAGATAATGACATTAATAGGAGGAATGTTGATCTTCAACCTTGCTACCATTCCTCCCAAAAGCAATTTGTTGTAAGGACAAGGCTGAAACAGGTGAAAACTTGTCTCTCTATCATTACCAAAGAGGCAGCATATATCAACATTGCAAATGTCATGTATGAAAAGTTTTATCTTTCACATTATTCCTAACCAACAGCTAAACCAGGAAGCTATGTTTAGGCAAACACCACTTACTCCAAACTAGTTTAGACTGTCCTACTTCTTGTTATTTCACTCTAATCCAGTTGTAGCCCTCCTGGACAGAACACCCTTTTGGGTTAGCCATCCAGAGACCACGAGAATAACTATTCTTAAAAGTGTCTTTCACCTTATAAATAGTCTTTCAGTTCCAACTAATGTGAGATTTAGGTTGGTAAGACTCCAGTCAGATTCTTTTATATAAATCTGATTTACCCATTCAACCGAAAAACTATCCGTCTTACTGTAAATCCACCAAACTAACTTTTCTATAGCAACAGTATTCCAATCAAGACTATATTAAATATCGAAATCCACCTTTATCTTTTGAAGCACAGACCCACTCCCATTTTACCAGAGGTACCATGGTTTGCTCACTTGATCCATCCCAAAGATAATTTCTGCAGTAGGAATCAATCCTTCTAAGGACACCTTTTCGAATGAGAGAAATATTAGTCCAGTAGCTATATAAGGAACTCAAAACAGAGTTTATGAGAAATAGTATGCCTGCATATATATGCCAAATTCCCTTCAATTATTTTATCAGGCAAAACTTGAAAGTCCATTTTAGATAGTTTTCCTGCATTAATGGGAATGTCTAGGTACTTAAAGGGAGTGACACCTTCAACAAATCCAAAAACCCTTAAGACATCGTCTTGCGTATGCTTTGAGACTCCATTTATAAGACTCTGCAAAATTTTGGCTAATAGATTAGAAGTTACTTTGCCCTACTTAGTTGGCCGTGAGCAGGCAATCTTTATGCAGGGCAGGAGCATTTTTGAGAATATAATGCTCTCTTAGTCCATGGTTAGAAACTATACAAGGAAAATATCTCACACCATGAAGCCTCATAAAAGTTAATATTCAGAAGGCTTTCGATTCCTTCCAATGAGATTTTGTGAGGAACATGCTTCATGTCCTTAAATTTCCCCCTGACTTCACTAAATAGATCATGGGTTGTATTTTAAGGTCATGGTTTTCCATTAAAGTGAATGAAGATGTTTATGATTTATTCAAAGGATAAAGTGGTCTCAGACAAGGAGATCCACTTTCACCATACctttttgttttgagtatggaaATACTCTCtaaatatcttttttttttaagaagGCCGGATTCTAACCTTGGACTCTTTGCATCCCAAATGGTCTAAGCTCAAGCTTACTGTAATACCTCGTAGTTTATAAggcgttcactcgaccgagtagaccaagtggaccgagtataacttATATTAGATTTAGTGGAGTTGTGATAATGTCCGTCTGTAGaagggtcatcttaaaactgtcataacatGAGATATAgacatgatattgatgtgattaaAATTAGAGGTGATAGCTTCTTCTCTTACGATTCCAATGGTAGGGCacatgcccaaaatgaccaagaaacgagtgatatataactgttttacgaaaactggttattgctgagaactgcgtcgcactcgaccaagtgaggttcactcaaccgagtggaccgacacttgaccgagtgagtgacactcgaccgagtgagtgccaCTCGACCAATGGTGCTGAATCAGAacacgggataaggaaatcttatccccttatcctcattcattctatcttcttccttatctctccaaactctctcctttctctctaaaaccctcacaaacaccatattaggGGACTCAATCTTGGATTAGATGATTTCTCACCTTCTCCTTTATCCTTTcaccttgtaagttgagatctacccCCTTTTTTTAGTCTTATGAACTCTAatttttgggggtttttaattgggttgattaattagtaattattgttaatatatgggtaattagtgggcAATAATAAGGAGTTTTGTGTTGTATTATAGTATAGAGTGATTTGTGATAGTTAATatgtgatttatgtaggatgagatagttttatgagatggatacttggtgatttcgactaGCTTATGGATTACGCTAAAacgtaggttaatcctactcggtttcaataatgtggtcaTTGTAGATGTTGTGGTTAATGTTGTAATTAGTGTCACATAATTAgagtaattgcattataacatgtttaatgGTTAATAGTATCATTAAGGAGATAAGTATGTTGGttgaattgcattataacatgatattggttaagatgacttgatgagtcggtaattggcatattgtgtagtatcttgcattattgtatttgtcatgtatattggagaatatgacggttgtgattgtttggtggGGTTACTTGTTACTATGGAGATGTAAGGCGGTTGGaaaaccgtcttacgcttaagtcgcctcttgaagcttcccactccaagagggatgtgcacattaatggcttgagttacggagggactcgtgtggttgagacacgacgtctggcaggggatccgttTGGCTTCCGAACCCGGTACGTTTGAGCGTGTCccagtacctgtttgtggttgttggtatgtctgggcgcgTCCCGGTATCAGTGTTGTTGTCGTTATGTCTGGGCGtttcccggtaccgtggtggttgtgggtacgtctgggcgtgtcccggtaccagtgtggtggttgtttgatagcgtctcattcatatcatagtgatgttgcatactcacacactttgagttgtgtcacattttatttattgaaactgatgtttgtctgtctgtgtaattgtcacttatttccggggtggcctgtgtcgatccatatgatatttccgatcatatggggagcaggatgagtacaggttttgcttgttgacgtgatcgggagtTGGGCCAcgccttggactcggagtcgagttgtaatactacggttttatgagtctctgggtactctatcgagtgggccttactctgtcgagtaagggtggtttgcagtttaaaatagtttctgacctgttgggtactcgatcgagtaaccttgatactcgatcgagtaagggggcactcgatcgagtacctcagctactcgatcgagtagccgatttacggggtgatgatttgtcgggttttgttaataatgcgattgaaTATATAAACAACTCCGTCACTTCCTTAATACATTTTATTAAACCTAATTAtgttcaaagagaaaacaaactacgttcttcgcatcaatcacattattgacaaatcccggagcttgagaggtcggatttcatcgttctttacatctttgtgatccttgcgtcgagggtaagatctacgtatcgaatttgttatatttaattaagttttgtTAAACCCTAAATTTGGGAATTGGAGATTTGTGgtagttttgtgtaattagtgattatgtgattatatgttaggaggaggattcgtagaagaggaattttgatacagctgttgagaccgtctgattgtgttgctgttcaaggtaggatttcctactcagtattagtcccataatgtgatgttgatgtgttgtggttgattgaataatatagtaattgtattgtgacggttgtgattgtgattgtttgtctttggttctcgagacgcgttctcggctgagtggagtcacttgcgggagtggcttcacgccctagttttgcccttcgtggaacccgccacggaaggggatgtgcacattaatggcacagggttatcgctcggtatgatgagcggggatttggtgggtacggctgcggtccccactggcagggctggtccagtggacagtcggtgacggagattgattggagtgggtgtgattgtgtgtgtgaccgtttgagctgtgttgtttgttgtgttgttggtttatataaattgtgtgattagtactgaccccgtttaaatgttttaaaaaaaatgtggtgatccattcgggggtggtgagcagttattgagcaggtatgatatgacgcgtatgggatagctgggatgaatcatcacgtggcagttagaagtcttccgctgtgtcaggcgatgtctagtagctttgatagttttagcagtagaccgtctgagaaccttgtatttctttttatcggtTTTGGAGTtggtttgtaatcactttaaacattatttactt encodes:
- the LOC141640154 gene encoding putative protein phosphatase 2C 52, with the protein product MGGCISTSSVSTASNGSYGDGISSSSCCVGMGHCGRKRSKRTFSDHIASLQHLSSIPNRIFMNGKSRSSCIFTQQGRKGINQDAMIVWEDFMTDDVTFCGVFDGHGPHGHLVARKVRDALPLKLVSFLNSCQSKEVGPSGACCNGDLKSDGVEAEKEGLVEEKLCSLWRDAFLKSFKAMDKELRSHPNVDCFCSGSTAVTIVKQGSNLFMGNIGDSRAIMATKDNNDSLVAIQLTVDLKPDLPREAERIKRCKGRVFALQDEPEVCRVWLPFDDAPGLAMARAFGDFCLKEYGVISVPEFSHRMLTDKDQFIVMASDGIWDVLSNEEVVAVVSSSPSRASAARLLVDSAAREWKLKYPTSKMDDCAVVCLFLDGKMDSESDYEEQGFSSATIQSNHSGAAIESDDGQTVEPSLQRNNTVRSSEENNSFRRLPAEVATVETILSEDQNWSGLEGVTRVNSLVQLPRFSEERRNS